Proteins encoded within one genomic window of Flavobacterium oreochromis:
- a CDS encoding ABC transporter permease, producing MIIYLRLLQESFRFAISALRNNKLRTLLSLLGVTIGIFSIITILSAVDSLDRKIKNDVGSLDNSAIYLFKYSFSPTDVPDWKIEQFPKVTYDEYRFLKDSKSKIQVVCYQYFTNREHVKFEDKSMSNVGVVPCTYEYIDINKLDFAEGRFFNEQESNSGANEVVIGAEVAEALFNRVSAVGKQIRLYGQRFKVLGVLKKVGNRMIDFGENPDGSVYVNLNKVRTLYGDNNVKFMPVIMIKPIEGVGEEEIKAEIIQKMRGYRGLTYGQLNNFFLNFLKGATDMLDELISQMNLIGSIIAGFSLLVGGFGIANIMFVSVKERTNLIGIQKSLGAKNHFILLQFLFESIVLCLIGGGVGIVLVWLVAFGLTNILDFDFVLSFSNIAYGTFLAILIGLIAGILPAISASRLDPVEAIRSGM from the coding sequence ATGATTATATATCTGCGATTGCTTCAAGAAAGTTTTAGATTTGCTATCAGTGCATTACGTAATAATAAGTTACGAACTTTACTTTCTTTGTTAGGTGTTACTATAGGGATATTTTCTATTATAACTATTTTGTCAGCAGTAGATTCTTTAGATCGAAAAATAAAAAATGATGTAGGTAGTTTAGATAATAGTGCTATATACTTGTTTAAATATTCTTTTTCTCCTACAGATGTTCCCGATTGGAAAATAGAGCAGTTTCCTAAAGTGACTTATGATGAGTATCGTTTTCTGAAAGATAGTAAGTCTAAAATTCAAGTTGTTTGTTATCAGTATTTTACAAATAGAGAGCATGTTAAATTTGAAGATAAATCCATGAGTAATGTTGGTGTTGTACCTTGTACTTATGAGTATATAGATATTAATAAATTAGATTTTGCAGAAGGACGTTTTTTTAATGAGCAAGAATCTAATTCAGGTGCTAATGAAGTAGTGATTGGAGCTGAAGTTGCAGAAGCACTTTTTAATAGAGTTTCAGCAGTTGGGAAACAAATTAGATTATATGGACAACGTTTTAAAGTGCTTGGGGTTTTGAAAAAAGTTGGGAATCGTATGATTGATTTTGGAGAGAATCCTGATGGAAGTGTGTATGTTAATTTAAATAAAGTGCGTACTCTTTATGGCGATAATAATGTGAAGTTTATGCCTGTTATTATGATTAAGCCTATTGAAGGAGTTGGAGAGGAAGAGATAAAAGCCGAAATTATTCAAAAAATGAGAGGTTATAGAGGTTTGACTTATGGACAACTTAATAATTTTTTTCTGAATTTTTTAAAAGGAGCTACAGATATGTTGGATGAATTAATATCTCAAATGAATTTGATAGGATCCATTATAGCTGGTTTTTCGTTATTGGTTGGAGGTTTTGGTATTGCTAATATTATGTTTGTGTCAGTAAAAGAACGTACCAATTTAATAGGTATACAGAAATCGTTAGGAGCTAAAAATCATTTTATTTTATTACAGTTTCTTTTTGAATCAATTGTTTTGTGTTTAATAGGGGGAGGGGTAGGAATTGTATTAGTGTGGTTAGTAGCTTTTGGTTTAACAAATATCTTGGATTTTGATTTTGTTCTTAGTTTTTCAAATATTGCTTACGGAACATTTTTAGCTATTCTTATTGGTTTAATAGCGGGTATATTACCTGCTATTTCAGCTTCAAGATTAGATCCTGTGGAGGCAATTAGGAGTGGGATGTAG
- the purH gene encoding bifunctional phosphoribosylaminoimidazolecarboxamide formyltransferase/IMP cyclohydrolase, giving the protein MNTTKTIQSALISVFDKTGLEPIVKKLHEQNVVIYSTGGTEEFILNLGIPVVPVEEVTDYPSILGGRVKTLHPKVFGGILNRQDNPNDVAQMQEYEIPQIDLVIVDLYPFEKTVASGASEADIIEKIDIGGISLIRAGAKNFKDTVIIPSVNEYSLLLELITNQNGTTTLEQRKIFATKAFNISSHYDSAIFNYFNNNHEETVLKISETKGEALRYGENPHQKGFFFGDLNKMFDKLNGKELSYNNLLDVDAAVNLISEFKNDAPTFAILKHNNACGVATRPTMKEAYLDALSGDPISAFGGVLIANNRIDLATAKEINNLFCEVIIAPTYDNEAIEILKEKKNRIILIQKEVELPNTTIRTCLNGILVQDKDLVTDSHDILKTVTKSTPTEQEIEDLLFASKICKHTKSNTIVLAKNQQLYASGTGQTSRVDALRQAIEKAKSFNFNLEGAVMASDAFFPFPDCVEIANNAGINSVIQPGGSIKDELSINYCNEKSMSMVFTSIRHFKH; this is encoded by the coding sequence ATGAATACTACTAAAACAATTCAATCGGCATTGATCTCAGTGTTCGACAAGACTGGTCTTGAACCTATTGTAAAAAAACTTCACGAACAAAATGTAGTGATTTACTCAACAGGGGGGACTGAAGAATTCATCTTAAACTTAGGAATACCTGTTGTACCTGTAGAAGAAGTTACTGATTATCCTTCAATTTTAGGTGGACGTGTTAAAACCCTACACCCAAAGGTTTTTGGAGGTATCTTAAACCGTCAAGATAACCCAAATGACGTAGCTCAAATGCAAGAATACGAAATCCCACAGATTGACTTAGTGATAGTAGACTTATATCCTTTTGAAAAAACGGTTGCTTCAGGAGCTAGTGAGGCTGATATTATTGAAAAAATTGACATAGGAGGAATCTCATTAATAAGAGCGGGAGCTAAAAATTTTAAAGATACTGTAATTATTCCATCAGTTAACGAATATAGTTTATTATTAGAACTCATCACTAATCAAAACGGAACTACCACTTTAGAACAACGCAAAATTTTTGCGACTAAAGCTTTCAATATTTCCTCACATTATGACTCAGCCATCTTCAATTATTTTAACAATAATCATGAAGAAACAGTTTTAAAGATCAGCGAAACAAAAGGAGAAGCATTACGTTATGGAGAAAACCCTCATCAAAAAGGTTTTTTCTTTGGAGATCTGAATAAAATGTTTGATAAATTAAACGGAAAAGAGCTCTCTTACAACAATTTATTAGATGTAGATGCTGCTGTAAATTTAATATCTGAATTCAAAAATGACGCACCTACATTTGCTATCTTAAAACATAATAACGCATGTGGAGTAGCCACTCGTCCTACAATGAAAGAAGCTTATTTAGATGCTCTTTCAGGAGACCCTATTTCCGCTTTTGGAGGAGTATTAATTGCTAACAATAGAATTGATTTAGCAACCGCAAAAGAAATCAACAACCTTTTTTGCGAAGTAATCATAGCTCCAACTTATGACAACGAAGCAATAGAAATTCTTAAAGAAAAGAAAAACAGAATCATCCTAATTCAAAAAGAAGTAGAACTACCAAACACTACCATTAGAACCTGTCTAAATGGAATTTTAGTTCAAGACAAAGACTTAGTAACTGATTCTCATGACATTTTAAAAACAGTAACAAAATCTACCCCAACTGAACAAGAAATAGAGGATTTATTATTTGCTTCGAAAATTTGCAAACACACTAAATCAAATACTATTGTTTTAGCTAAAAACCAACAACTATATGCTTCTGGAACAGGACAAACTTCACGTGTAGATGCCTTACGCCAAGCAATAGAAAAAGCAAAATCTTTCAACTTCAATTTAGAAGGCGCAGTAATGGCTAGCGATGCTTTTTTCCCGTTTCCTGATTGCGTAGAAATAGCAAATAATGCAGGTATTAATTCCGTTATTCAACCTGGCGGATCAATAAAGGACGAACTAAGCATTAACTACTGCAACGAAAAAAGTATGTCTATGGTATTTACTAGCATAAGGCATTTTAAACATTAA
- a CDS encoding rod shape-determining protein, whose protein sequence is MGFFDFMTEDIAIDLGTANTLIIHNDKVVIDSPSIVARDRISGKIIAVGKEANMMQGKTHENIKTIRPLKDGVIADFDASEQMIKMLIRSIPALQKKLFTPALRMVICIPSGITEVEMRAVKESAERVNGKEVYLIHEPMAAAIGIGLDIMQPKGNMIVDIGGGTTEIAVIALGGIVCDKSVKIAGDVFTNDIIYYMRTQHNLFVGETTAEKIKIEIGAAIENLDSPPDDMSVQGRDLLTGKPKQVEVSYREIAKALDKSIQRIEDAIMETLSQTPPELAADIYNTGIYLAGGGSMLRGLDKRISQKTDLPVFIAEDPLRAVVRGTGMTLKNLNRFRSILIK, encoded by the coding sequence ATGGGATTTTTTGATTTTATGACTGAGGACATCGCAATTGACCTTGGTACCGCAAACACGCTAATTATACACAACGATAAAGTTGTTATCGATAGTCCTTCCATAGTAGCACGTGACCGCATATCTGGCAAAATTATTGCTGTAGGCAAAGAAGCTAATATGATGCAAGGGAAAACCCACGAAAATATAAAAACAATCCGTCCTTTAAAAGATGGTGTTATTGCAGACTTTGATGCTTCCGAGCAAATGATTAAAATGCTCATTAGAAGCATTCCTGCATTACAAAAAAAATTATTCACTCCTGCTCTACGTATGGTAATTTGTATCCCATCAGGAATAACAGAAGTAGAAATGCGCGCAGTAAAAGAATCTGCAGAACGTGTAAATGGTAAAGAAGTATACTTAATACACGAGCCAATGGCTGCTGCTATAGGTATTGGCTTAGATATCATGCAACCAAAAGGAAACATGATTGTAGATATAGGAGGAGGGACAACTGAAATTGCTGTAATTGCATTAGGAGGTATTGTTTGCGATAAATCAGTAAAAATTGCGGGTGACGTATTTACTAATGACATCATCTATTACATGCGTACACAACACAACCTTTTCGTAGGAGAAACTACTGCTGAAAAGATAAAAATTGAAATAGGAGCAGCTATAGAAAACTTAGACTCACCACCTGATGACATGTCTGTCCAAGGTCGTGATTTATTAACAGGTAAACCTAAACAAGTAGAGGTTTCATATCGTGAAATAGCTAAGGCTCTTGATAAATCTATTCAACGTATTGAAGATGCTATTATGGAAACTTTATCACAAACTCCTCCAGAGTTAGCAGCAGATATATACAACACAGGTATTTATTTAGCAGGAGGTGGCTCTATGTTAAGAGGATTAGATAAACGTATTTCACAAAAAACAGATTTACCCGTTTTTATTGCAGAAGATCCTTTAAGAGCTGTAGTTAGAGGAACAGGTATGACTCTTAAAAACTTAAATAGATTTCGTAGCATTTTAATAAAATAA
- the mreC gene encoding rod shape-determining protein MreC, translated as MQQILNFIIKNSNRLLFLLLLVISLTLTIQSHSYHRSQMVNSANAVTGNVYEKVNEVETYFSLQDQNDKLAKENAYLRTLLFNKKDSTLTLPKDSVKGYDKLDVIQSKVVNNSYNKTENYLTINSGSIKGVKPDMGVISSEGIVGVIEKTSPNYATVISVLNLKSKINAKVKRTNHFGSLIWKAKNAGYAQLIEIPRLASVKKGDTIVTGGRSTIFPENIPVGIIDRIYMDTETNYYTLDVRLFTDMTNLNHVYIIKNKDAIEINKLEAETVKKDE; from the coding sequence ATGCAGCAAATTCTAAATTTCATCATAAAAAACAGCAACCGATTGCTGTTTTTGCTGCTTTTGGTAATTTCGTTAACGCTTACCATTCAATCGCATTCCTATCACAGAAGTCAAATGGTAAATTCTGCCAATGCAGTTACGGGAAATGTCTATGAAAAAGTAAATGAAGTAGAAACTTATTTCAGTTTACAAGATCAAAATGATAAATTAGCAAAGGAGAATGCCTATCTAAGAACATTACTCTTCAATAAAAAAGATAGTACCTTAACCCTACCAAAAGATTCTGTTAAAGGATATGACAAACTTGATGTTATACAATCTAAAGTTGTCAATAATTCCTACAATAAAACTGAAAATTATCTAACCATTAATTCTGGATCCATAAAAGGAGTAAAACCAGACATGGGAGTTATTAGTAGCGAAGGTATAGTAGGGGTCATTGAAAAAACATCTCCTAATTACGCTACTGTAATTAGTGTATTAAATTTAAAATCTAAAATAAATGCTAAAGTTAAAAGAACAAATCATTTTGGTTCTTTAATCTGGAAAGCAAAAAATGCAGGTTATGCGCAACTAATTGAAATACCTCGATTAGCTAGTGTAAAAAAAGGAGATACTATCGTAACAGGTGGTCGCTCAACTATTTTTCCCGAAAACATACCAGTAGGTATTATTGACCGTATCTATATGGATACAGAAACCAATTATTACACCCTAGATGTTCGCTTATTTACAGATATGACCAATCTAAACCATGTGTACATAATTAAAAACAAAGATGCCATTGAAATTAATAAACTGGAAGCTGAAACAGTAAAAAAAGATGAATAG